Part of the Lolium rigidum isolate FL_2022 chromosome 6, APGP_CSIRO_Lrig_0.1, whole genome shotgun sequence genome, TCGACCTGCCGCGTCCTCCACGGCGAGGCCTGCAGCAGCGCCCTCGTCCACTCCCAGATGGCCGAcgagttcgccgccgccgccagggtgCCGTGCGGCTACGAGAGGTACGGGTGCGAGGCGGGCGGCATAGCCTACCACCTGGCCGCGGAGCACCGCAGCTCGTGCCCGCACGCGCCCTGCGGCTGCCCGGAGGGATGCGGCTTCGTCGGCTCCCGGCAGATGCTCCTCAACCACGTCTCCGGCCCGGACCACTCGCGCCCCATCATCGACATCCGCTACGGCCAGGAGTGGAAGCACAGCCTTCCCCTGTCCCGGCGCTGGTATCTCCTCCTAGGAGAAGAAACCCAAGCTGCTGTCGCTGCTGGCGCGGACCGGCACCGGAACGTGTTCCTCGTGTCCCTCGGCGAGCGCGGCGACACCACGGCGGTGTCGGTGGTGTGCGTCagggcggacggcggcgcgcccGAGGCGGCGCAGTTCTCCTGCAGGCTCGCCGTGGAGCACCCGGGCGATGGCACTAAGGTGATCTTTGAGTCGCCCCTGGTAACAAGCAGCTCCCTGTCCGGCGGCGCGCCAGCGCCAGGCGGGGTCAGGTCCTTGCCGGTGCCGAAGGAGTATTTGTCCGGCGACAGTATACCGCTCAGCATCCACATCCACAAGCTCGAGCCTCCTGCTTCTGTTACTAGTCCTCCTACTGCTGTCCCTCTTCCTCCTACTACTCCGGCTTCTCCTCGTCCTGTCGCCGCCACCGTCACAGTCGCCACCCCTTCTCCTCGTCCTGtcgccgccatcgtcaccgtcgccagccctcctcctcgcccggtcgccgccgccgccaccgtcacccTTGCCCTCCAGTCGCCAGCAACAGATCAGAGCAACAAGAAACGGAAAGCTACGAATCCGAAGAAATTTAGTACTGCTAACAGAAGCTGATATGTACTGTACTTATGATCTACTACTACTGTAGACTAGAAGAAACCCATGCCGATTAGCTGGTGCTGGGGCTGTGATGGTGTTCCGTTGCCGTGGTCACGTGGTGCCTTGTATGGGCGTAGTTTCGTTTAAAAGACTCCTAGaagctctgtttttttttcttcttttgatgCTGTTGAACACTGGGTTTCGTTTATGATAAATGGAACCGGGGGGTTTGTCTCCCTGTGAATCTAAAAAGAAAATTAGCTATTCCGTTATCTGTACTTGTGCATTTCTTTCATTCTGAAGATTCCATCTCATGCCACTGCTGCATGCACATCCTGCCCATTATTTCGTGGTTACTGACTCatcttttttcaaaaaataaGACAATAGTATGCACTAAAATTTGGCACTTTATAAAAATACCAAGAAAAAGCTCAGATCTGAA contains:
- the LOC124662252 gene encoding putative E3 ubiquitin-protein ligase SINA-like 6, whose product is MGNVGREGALAVLPAAMPTEPQLPVAARMLYFPAELLDCHAGRHPLKPPIYKCEAEHRVCSTCRVLHGEACSSALVHSQMADEFAAAARVPCGYERYGCEAGGIAYHLAAEHRSSCPHAPCGCPEGCGFVGSRQMLLNHVSGPDHSRPIIDIRYGQEWKHSLPLSRRWYLLLGEETQAAVAAGADRHRNVFLVSLGERGDTTAVSVVCVRADGGAPEAAQFSCRLAVEHPGDGTKVIFESPLVTSSSLSGGAPAPGGVRSLPVPKEYLSGDSIPLSIHIHKLEPPASVTSPPTAVPLPPTTPASPRPVAATVTVATPSPRPVAAIVTVASPPPRPVAAAATVTLALQSPATDQSNKKRKATNPKKFSTANRS